The Psychroflexus sp. ALD_RP9 region AACGGTTGGACAGATGTTGACGTTATTGTTACTATGCCTAGCGTTATGGGTAAGTTAGGTCCTTTAGGTAGAGTTTTAGGTCCGCGAGGGCTTATGCCAAATCCTAAGACAGGCACTGTTACAATGGATGTATCCAAAGCCGTGTCAGATGTTAAGGCTGGTAAAATCGACTTTAAGGTAGATAAGTCTGGTATTGTTCATGCAGCAATAGGTAAGGCGTCTTTTAGTGCAGATAAACTAGCTGGTAACGCAAGAGAATTATTAACTACACTAGTAAAACTTAAGCCTCAGGTGGTTAAAGGTGTGTATATGCAAAGCATTCACATTACCGCAACTATGAGTCCGAGTATTCAAATTGATACAAAAAGATTTACTGAGCAATAATTTAAGTTATGACAAGAGAAGAAAAAGCAAAAGTAATAGAAGATATTACTGGAC contains the following coding sequences:
- the rplA gene encoding 50S ribosomal protein L1 — translated: MAKVTKKRKEALSKIDQSTTYTVAQATELLKDVVSANFDESVELAVKLNVDPRKANQMVRGVVTLPHGTGKETKVLALVTPDKEQEAKDAGADYVGLDEYLDKIKNGWTDVDVIVTMPSVMGKLGPLGRVLGPRGLMPNPKTGTVTMDVSKAVSDVKAGKIDFKVDKSGIVHAAIGKASFSADKLAGNARELLTTLVKLKPQVVKGVYMQSIHITATMSPSIQIDTKRFTEQ